In Amyelois transitella isolate CPQ chromosome 13, ilAmyTran1.1, whole genome shotgun sequence, a genomic segment contains:
- the LOC106137172 gene encoding mRNA-decapping enzyme 1B, which produces MADTGLRMNFAALKRADPYAKEIIDSATHVALYTFEGNEWEKTNIEGALFVYSRNGEPYHSLVIMNRLNTNNLIEPVSKGIELQLTEPFLLYRNAKCQIYGIWFYDKQECVRVATKLNSLVKESFKQAPAEMAQNPIYNTPPQQNQPVDIFSMLSKAQDDFNSNKGLVANKSDMTPSRAPDMASQSVMDFFAKAGSGAAVQMPAVSSLPSPGMFGPRPTDVREGPLILQRLMSNPAHSVEHIEKQQRSVTPQESQSANGNVTLESTLRQNSGFQIKSTPIEKQNHQRPTPMKQGQVFDSEANGPNPLDIDLNLMHISSPKPTSPLAYLNQSQEVTHSVSTYNGSKLEDVGMYQLSNPLVTQQKPALMPPTMFTTSTGTDTQPSPEPLTRNQLLQAFNYLLKHDADFVNKLHEAYVKSFSDKTYSVS; this is translated from the coding sequence ATGGCTGACACTGGTCTACGTATGAATTTCGCTGCTTTAAAAAGAGCAGATCCGTACgctaaagaaataattgataGTGCTACCCACGTCGCACTATATACATTTGAGGGAAACGAATGGGAAAAAACGAATATTGAGGGTGCTTTGTTTGTGTACAGTAGAAATGGAGAACCTTACCATAGTTTAGTGATTATGAACAGATTGAATACTAATAACCTTATTGAACCTGTGTCGAAAGGAATTGAATTGCAGTTGACAGAACCGTTTCTTTTGTATAGGAACGCAAAGTGTCAAATCTACGGCATATGGTTTTATGATAAACAAGAGTGCGTTCGGGTCGCTACGAAATTAAACTCGCTTGTCAAGGAATCTTTTAAGCAGGCACCCGCTGAAATGGCTCAAAACCCCATTTACAATACTCCTCCGCAGCAAAATCAGCCGGTTGATATATTCAGCATGCTAAGCAAAGCCCAAGACgatttcaattcgaacaagGGCCTCGTGGCCAATAAAAGTGATATGACGCCGTCGCGGGCCCCTGATATGGCTTCGCAAAGTGTGATGGACTTCTTTGCCAAGGCTGGTAGCGGCGCAGCGGTACAAATGCCTGCGGTGTCATCTCTTCCTTCACCCGGCATGTTTGGGCCGCGACCAACGGATGTGCGAGAAGGTCCACTTATTCTTCAGAGGCTCATGAGTAATCCAGCACACTCTGTTGAACACATAGAGAAGCAGCAGCGTTCTGTGACACCTCAAGAATCTCAAAGTGCAAATGGTAATGTGACATTAGAGTCAACCTTACGCCAAAATAGTGGATTCCAAATTAAATCTACCCCCATTGAGAAGCAAAATCATCAAAGACCAACACCAATGAAACAAGGTCAAGTCTTTGATTCAGAAGCAAATGGTCCAAACCCATTGGATATTGatctaaatttaatgcatATTTCATCACCCAAACCAACGTCACCATTGGCTTATTTGAATCAGTCTCAGGAAGTCACTCACTCAGTAAGCACTTACAATGGCAGTAAGCTGGaggatgtaggtatgtatcaaTTGAGCAATCCCCTTGTTACTCAGCAGAAGCCTGCTTTGATGCCACCGACCATGTTTACGACCAGTACCGGAACTGACACGCAACCATCGCCTGAACCCCTGACAAGGAACCAACTTCTGCAGGCATTTAATTACTTGTTAAAACATGATGCtgattttgtaaacaaattaCACGAGGCATATGTAAAATCCTTTTCAGATAAGACATATTCAGTGTCGTAA